gccagcaatgcccctctgctatgtacatcggccaaactggacagtctctatggaagaggataaatggacagaaatcagatattaggaatgacaacatacaaaaacctgtaggagaacacctcaacctccctggccacataatagcagactttaaggtgtccatcctgcaggaaaaaaacttcaggatcagacttcaaagagaaactgctgagcttcagttcatctgcaaatttgacatcatcagctcaggattaaacaaagactgtgaatggcttgccagctacaaaaccagtttctcctcccttggttttcacacctcaactgctagaacagggcctcatcctccctgactgaactaacctcgttatctttaGCTtccttcttgcttgcatatatatacctgaccctggaaatttccactacatgcatccgacgaagtgggtattcacccacgaaagctcatgctccaaatcgtctgttagtctagaaggtgccacaggattctttgctgcttttacaaatccagactaacacggttacccctctgatacttgactttatCTTGAGTTCTAACTGAGATGAGCAAGATTAGATTCGAAGTGTAATTGCCAATCTCGTTTCATCATGtaaacaaaaagcaatgaaaagaatATAAAGAAAGCAGACACAGTAACCGAAAGTATAGCCCAGATTTTTTGAATCTCAGAGACACAATTACTTGAACAAATTCTAAAAGTGCACGCAAGTGGCCTCTTGGGAACAGAAATGGACATTTTCATTCAGAATTGCTGCAACTGCACATGGTCATGATTATGTTCATAAATCAGTTGTGCAAATCAGAATGCACATTTTCACGTACtgttggaatttctgtttttattaCATTGTTTCAATTTTTATAGGTGTGGTATTAGTAATAGGATACggaattgtttttaaatgattttcattTCAACTCCTTACAAATCTACAAAGCTTCTTGCATGAATTACTTATGTGACTCCTTCATCACAAAAATAAACActtctaaaggaaaaaaatgaagtcAGTTATTTTCAGTTAGCAGTGATAGAAAATAATGCATCATTTTATTGAAAAGCTTATTGTGTAACAGAACATTGAAACATAATACTTTACTGGACAGGAATATATTATTTTATgagtgtgcatatatatatttcaatGAGTATGAATTTCAATGCGCCAGGGACACtcctcagggtatgtatatggcaAGTGGAGTTTCTGCTCTGAACAGAGTCTACACACAGTGCGGTAAGTCCCCTACTTACCAATACAGCAAGCGggtaacaaacaaaaacataaacCTCAGATTAAGTTTTCTCCCTAAACTAAGCTACTCCTCAGGTTTCCCTGCAGAGACTTGTCTATCCCTGACTCAAGAGCCACTGCCACACCTGTTTTTCTCTGGCTGAGTTAATTAACCCCACTTGCTACAGAGAGTCAGCAAGAATCCAGCATCATCTCCCCTGCAGCCTTCCTACACATGCTAACAGGGTGGAACAACAGAAGAGCCCTGCTAACTTATTACTGTAGACGCTGTTTAGCCAGTGTTGAGTCAGAGGCTATTGTGACATTTCCCTTTACTGTAGATTTCCTGTAAGCACCTTCATTGCTCAGTTTTGCCTATTTGCTTTGAAATATCATCAGTCTCCAACATCAATATGTATCTTCACTATCTAACTGCTGAGAGCACGGCAGATCTGATCGTGCACCTGGATACACCTGATAGAGAATAAACTTAGAACAGGACAGTTGGCACTGTGCCTTAGACCAGGCCAAGCGTGTGCACGCACACtcacactctctttctctctcactcttaAGACCTCATAGCCAGGCCAGTAGTTGATGAGGTCATAACTGTTGCTGAATGTGCCATACTGTTACTCAATACAGTGAGCACAGCAGTCAGTCCTGTCTCTAATATCAGGGGCAGGGAACAATAGATCAGTGATTGGAAGGGAAAGCAAAGCAAAAAGAAtgacagagggcttgtctacactacagagttgcagcgctggtgagggggttacagcattgcaacttaggatgtgtacacacctgcacggCACTACcggcgctgcaactccctgtttgcagcgctggccgtacacccggtcgagcctcgggtgtagaggatccagcgctggatcaccagcgctggtcatcaggtgtagacactcaccagcgtttttgttgacctccgtggcataagcaggtatcccagcatacctgaagatgcctctctggtaatcaagcaaactccactgccctgtgctcacctgacccctcctttaaatgcccccggaaattttaaaatccccttcctgtttgctcagccaggtgtggagtgcaattaatctatcaatcactcagcgaccatgcctccacgcaccaaacgagccccagcatggaccaatgcagagctgcaggacctcattagtgtttggggagaggaggctgtgcaaacacagctgcgctccagaaggagaaattatgatacgtatgggcagatatcgcagtccttgatgagaaggggacatgaacgggacgccttgcagtgcagggtaaaaattaaagagctgaggagtgcatactgcaaagcccgtgagggaaatcgctgctcaggagctgcccccacaacctgccgcttttacaaggagctggatgccatacttgggtgtgaccccactgcgaatcctaggagcacgatggagagttcagagcagggagcagtgggggatgttGTAGAGGACggagacagtgaggctactggcatggagggagacaccccggagtcccaggacacatgcagccaggatctCTTCTCAAGCCTGGAGGAGgttagccagtcgcagcagctggaagctgatgttgaggaggaagctgaggatcgtgctcggggtaagtagatttctatgttttgggagaggaggattttggttatcgctgcctgcatgcatgcctaaacgtggaatagcccattgatttgatctatcacgtctctgtaatctgcctcggtaatctcttgaaatgtttctgcaagagcgtttgcaatttgctttctcaaattgatcgggagagccactgtggtccctgtcccggtcaggctaactcgtccgatccactgtgcagcgaggggtgggggaccatggctgcacacaggcaagctgcataggggccagggcggtatccacattcctgtagaagaccctccctctcttcccaggtaacacgcagcagtgatatgtctggcagtaggaaaccctgttgagagtttaggggtaattgagtgcagggcgccagattcgcggttccccagcccatggcgctctgttttcccccccacccccctcccagcacgtaggcagccccgcggtgtgctcccgtgtttcccactccccctcccagcacgtaggcagccacgcggtgtgcacTGGTGTTccccgacacccccccccccaagcaggcacccagccccgcggtgtgctctggtgttccccgacccccatccaagcaggcacccagccccgcggtgtgctccggtgttcacCAACCCCcctctccaagcaggtatccttccccgcgttgtgctctggtgttccccgacccccatccaagcaggcacccagccccgcggtgtgctccggtgttcaccgacccccccctccaagcaggtatccttccccgcgttgtgctctggtgttccccgacccccatccaagcaggcacccagccccgaggtgtgctctggtgttccctgacccccatccaagcaggcacccagccccgcggtgtgctccggtgttcaccaacccccccctccaagcaggcacccagccccgaggtgtgctctggtgttccccgacccccatccaagcaggcacccagccccgcggtgtgctccggtgttcaccgaccccccccctccaagcaggtatccttccccgcgttgtgctctggtgttccccgacccccctccaagcaggtatccttccccgcgttgtgctctggtgttccccgacccccatccaagcaggcacccagccctgcggtgtgctcccgtgtttcccaccccccctcccagcacgtacgcagccacgcggtgtgctctggtgttccccgacccccatccaagcaggcatccagcaccgtgtTTCCACACCCCCCCTCACCATCAGGACGGCATGAACACGGACCaaagaaaccccccccccccaagcagctagCTCACCACCTTcttgttcactactgtcccttcttcaggacaccagctaccccctgtacccattgctgataaaccccagtgacccagtggtcaattcccactcccaaggggaaatcggggcaaaaccactcacctcatttctcgccatgacttagcttgcctgccctctctgtgttatgtgaggtatgtgagaaggatgctaccaaaactCTCAAAAGTCCTTcaaactgtgataataaacaatgatgcctctgtgtattacatggttctatctctgttttctagggaccttgactactgcagctgtatcaccggcctcacgtaggttgcagaacttgagacggaatcctaggaaatcaaaagaggaattgatcaagtctgttatgagccactacaatAGAGAAAGTAGGAATacagaggaatggagagagaagacgtatgaatggagaagcagtgtacaggactggagaaagagtgtacatgaatggaggcaaacagaaagcaggagaaaggaattgtctgccaaaaaaaccacaaagcagatgataagcctcctgtctcgccaaactgagtctttcgagtctcttgtagccatgcagacaaatatgtaccatgGTAACCCACAGCCTTCCCAAAgacctcttccttgttccccagtctTTCCACAAAacagctttctccagcagccagttccatattatccccagctgcccccaacacctataagatcacctaccagccctgataactataattcttaccctgttcactccacccccactgttctgcagcatagtaatgctgaagtgcagcagacagggaatattgatcaaaataggacatattaaaacctgtaaatgtacagtccaccacccctacccccttgcctgttatgtactgtttgttgaataaagttttttctttctatttctttcactatgttttattgttgctggaagtgggaaatattacacagcaaggtaaagcaaagcacatcaaatgcatcaaacattactgttggctctcagcatcaaattgctcccttaaagcatccctaatccttgaagccctttcctgggcctccctattagccctgctctctggctgagcaaactcatcctccaggtgtcgaacctcggaggtccattcctcaatgaatctttcacccttcccttcacaaatattatggagggtgcagcacgcggatataactgcggtgatgctgctttccatcaaatctagcttcccataaagacagcgccagtgagctttcaaacggccaaaagcacactccacagtcattctgcaccggctcagcctgtagttgaaccggtccttgctcctgtcaagcttccctgtatatggtttcatgagccatggcattaaggggtaagcggggtctccaaggatcacagtgggcatttccacgtcccctactgtgatcttgcggtctgggaaaaaagtcccgaccctcagcctcctgaacagggcactgttccgaaacatgcgtgcatcatgcacctttcaaggccattctgagtaaatgtcagtgaaacgcccacggagatccacaagcgcttgcagaaccacggagaaataccccttgcgattaacatactctgatgccaggtggggtggtgacagaataggaatatgagtcccatctattgccccttcacagttagggaaccccatttctgcaaagccatctacaatgtcctgcacgttcccaagagtcacggttcttcctagcagggtgcgattaatggccctgcaaacttgcatcagcaccattccaacggtagactttcccactccaaactggttcgccaccgatctgaagcagtctggagttgccagcttccagattgcaatagccacccgcttctccacaggcagggcagctctaaatctcgtgtccctgcgccgcagggtaggggcgagctcagcacacagtgccatgaaagtggcttttctcatccgaaacttctgcagccactgctcgtcatcccaggattgcaggacgatttgatcccaccactgagtgctggtttcccgagcccaaacacgccggtccacggagctgagcacgtctgttactgccacaagcaatgtactgtcttcacagtgaggcgattcaatatcatcgtctgactcctaactatcactgtcactctcactgtcgctctcactctcactctgcagctgaaggaatagctccactgccaagcgcgatgtgctggcaacattcatcaataaggtcgtcagctgctcaggatccatttataaaaaaaaatcgcagaaaaagcgctgtacaatcacaatgctgccacactgctccgaatgtgtaccaaagcaccacggggcgttggaacaggaacaggaagcggaaagacaatcacacttccttccccttcccacaagccacagcaccgatatgggacgaggtgctctgtgggatagccgcccacaatgcaccactcccaacagcgctgcagtgtggccacatttaacaccacttgcagcactggttgctgtaagtgtggccactctgcagcgctggccctatacagatgtactaacacagctgtaacaaccagcgctgcaaaattgtagatgtagacatacccagagaatgAAAATGCTGGGAGACTGTTGTAATGCCAGACTTGGCACTTCTTTGAGACCATTTACTACATCATACTGTGCTCCTTATGCTGCATTTATTTGAATAGGCAGTCCTCAGAAAACTGAGTACAGAACTAAACACATACTTTTGAGCCAGCTCAACCTGCATACATGCAAACCCCATGTGTGTCTGTAGAGCCACATGTGAGCATAAAAATTACCCAATACACTAATCCAAACCAGGGCATCTGGGTGCACAGCCCAAATACAACCTTTGGAACACGTGGCTACTACTTGCATTGTATACAATTCTTTTACCTCTGAAAGAGCCAATTTTTGCCACACTGATGTCAAAATCAGAGACAAAGATTGTTGTATTCCAACCAAGTTAAAAGTCTTCTAGTTGGCTAACATCGGTGCATAAATTCTTAGCTACTTGGAACAGATTTATCTCTTGGTAAATCTGAGCAAGCAGCTTGCCGATGTACCTTACGTCCTGTTCAACCACACTACTTAAGCAGTTCCTTTTATCCAAGGgtctcaaagtactttaaaacAAATCAATGAATGTTCAACAATTAAGATGAACAAAATCCCTTAGAAATGGGTGAGCCTTGTTTATAGCGATTTTACAAACGGGTAAACTGAGGTACGAGGCAATTAAGTGAATTGGCCTAAGTTTCAAAACAAATCATGAGCAGATGGGAATGAACCCAGGAGCTGTGACACCCCAGTCACCCTGCTGTAACAGCTACCATCAGACAGCACCTTGTGTCTAACCAGCCTTCTTTTACCCCATTAACTCTCCCCCCGCCAAAAGACCCACTCACTTATAGGGTATTGAACACAAGTTACAGTGATTTTGTAAGAGAAAGAATAAAGATTTTTAACTTGTCTTCCTTCCAGTGTACTGAGCCCCCTGAATGGGGAAAAAAGCACAGTTTCTAGCACATAATATAATCTGAATATGCAGGCAATAGTGGCAGGATTACAACAGCCTTGCtaaaattcttaattttttttaaaagtctcactTAATTCCAAGTCTCTCTCTTAACCCAAGTATATTTTGTTCAAACGcagcagcttttttaaaaaaaatacaactggATTAATTGCCTGCTCTGAAAATGGCTTGATTCTAAATTATTCTAAATTGCCTTTAATACCTGTAATCTTTCCACTGTCACGTGGCACCACATGTATTATTGAAAGTTTCTATTATCAAGGCACGCTCTGGGTTCGTTCACAGTGTAACATTCAACATAGCAGGAGGCACGGATTTGTGCATGACTCACATACTGAGTGAGTCAGGCGCTGCTCCTAAAGGAAGGCTGAAAAACTGATGAAATCTCCACAAGGCTCACTGTAGAGCTGATTTCATCTCGGGCAAGCTAACAGATTAATTCTGCATTGCCTGCTTCACAAACTcagaggtgtttttttaaaacaggattaTTCCATCAGACTGTTTTCTTTTGCCTGATCTCAACTGCTTCTCTGTTACAATAAGGAGCTGTAACTGTTTATCATTTCTTAACCCTCTGTCTCCTGTGTTTTGCCTGTGGCCGTCCTCCAGATGTGTTATGCTGCTCATTTGGCTGGCAAAGCAGATACAAGCAGCATCCTCTGATTTGCTAAAGACATGCAACATTTTACTCAGTGGCCACAAAAGCAGTGGTGACAAGTAAAGAACACCAAATGGGAGACATTTACACACGTGTACCCACACACACTCTTGAAATACAACCACTTTTGTGGAGGAGAATGGCAACCAGTCAGTTGTCAGCATGCTGCAGAGAAGGGAAATTGAGACAACCAGAGGGAAAACCTCTATAGatttttgtggggaggagggagaaggaagagagTCTTAGGAGTCTTATTTTCCTTATAAAGCAGACTGAAGCtcagtttttatgttcttatacaaCATTCCTACAAAGAGCATCACAGGCTGTGTACCTTAACTATAGCACCCTCAGCTGGCCAAGTGCCGggcactctgcctcagtttcccctatcaTCAATCAGTTCAATGAGGCTTTATATAGGGAACAATGACCCTTCTGATGGGTCTAGTCTCTTAACCAAAGACCCAATGAAAATACAAGTAAGTCTTCACCCTAGCACTTTAGCTGGGAGACAGAGTTAGTCTCAGTTTATTTGTTCCCACCTGGGCTCAGCACTCCCCTTCAGCAGTGCTCTCTTGGTTTAGGTCCCTTCCCTGGAGACAAGCCTCTTACCATTGCCTGGGAAGAACCTTTCCATGGAGCCAGGGATCTATGGAGCTGTCTCAGCTGCAGctcttctccagggcagcatgTAGGTCCTCTcaggctgggcttcctgccacTGTTTTGGAGTTCCCCATCCCACAGAGCACATCTTTCAGGCCCTGTGGTCTCAAGTGTTCTCCTGCTCAGCTTCCTCCAGAAACTCCTCTCCTCTGGAACTTCCTGCTCAACCTCCAGCTGCGTCCTGGTAGCCCTTTATCAGACTCATTAGctaactggctgccaactagccaCCTAGAGATTTAATTACTTCCAGGTGGGCCTGAGTTGGCTCCTTCTACTGACCAGCAGCTTGTCACAGGTAGGCTGGTCCCTGACAGCCCTTGAAGGGGCAGTCACTGTGACAGAGAGAAAATCACAAGGTATTTTATTTATGTACCTTGGAACTTACCTCCTTAGCTAGGGATTCATTCCCCAGCGTGCAGAGAGCCTGCTCCTAAGCTACTAACCACCCAATGACCTTGCCTAAGGGCCAGGGAGGATCAGGAAGGACATAACTTAAATAGACTGCATGCTGGCTATCTCCAGTTGGCAGAAGATCTCTCTGAAACCACTGGCTGATACTGGGACAAAGCTGGGCAGAGCATTAGGGAGCCACAACTGTTGCGTgtacgcacacacatacacacatgcacgcacacaacCCAGCACTGAAGTGATCTTAACGATAGAAGATAACCTGATCCATTATATTGGAGTGCAGTAGCTAGCATATTATCGTACAATCAGTGAGCAGTAAGACTCATGAGTTGTAAGCTATGGAGATTCCATTCCTCCACATCAAGGGCTTTATAGTCTGTGTAGCTTTTCTGGATGAACACTGcctctggtgctgggccattTCTTACTGGATAAAAAGAAATCAAATCTGGAGAAAAGtagcatgttttgttttgggCAACTGTGACCTGCTTCTGTTCTACCATGGCTTTAGCAATGAGGCTACAAGGGAGCAGATGAGCATCCATGTACAAAAACAGCCAATGTTTTAAATAGAATTAGGCAGCTGAGCTCATTTCCACCTCATTAGGATCAGTCAATGAGACAGGCCTACCAATGAAAGCATAAGAGATTAATTTTCCCCTCAGTGGCTTAAGCGATGCTCTGGGCTCCAAGTCCAGATTGTGACAATTTCCAGGGATATTGCAAAGCTTGTGAAGGGAACTGATCCAGATTCTGCCTTTAAATTTCTCAAGAAGGCAGCTGTCACACGGATGCACCACGCACCAATGGATGACTGTGTCTTGAAAGttgtagggagagaaggaagcagcagATTCTGATTAGGAACCACTTTGTGCAACAGATGTGGGGAAAGCTATGGTCTCTGAGAAATGACATGATGACCCAATGCTTCAGCGACTACCCCCACAGCTCACTTCCTTCACTTGCAGTCCAAACAGCCCCCGCCGAGAGACTTGTACTTCCTCCTTTTTTGTTACGATTCCAAATATCAATGAATTAATACAAAGAAAATAATCTGGCCCTAGTTACTTCTTTTTCCTTCCAACTGTTCACCTGGAAAAAGAGCAAAGGGTCAATTTGAAAGCTAGTTGTCCTCCAGCTGCTTGTGATTTCATTGCATTCAGAGCAGACTGTGAtggagaaggagggcagagaaAAGCCTTAACATATTAAAATAACAATATCCCACTAGAGGTGCTTCAGCATTTGTTCCATAGATGGCTGTAGTTGATCTCAAGCAGTAGAATGAGGTTTGAAATGTGGGGACGCTCTACAGCTGGAAGTTTCAAATGCTGGCAGAGTGAACATAGCTCTTTATTCTTCAAGGTACAGAAAATCGCAcacacattaaaagaacattcatatggttgcaaagtcaagcactcagaaattGAGAAATGGCAAAATTAAgattgtctgtgcaaccttaatttataTCTCTCATGTGTATGCATTATAATATAgtccttaattacatgatcaaatGCCACTGTTTCAACAGGCCCTGTTTCTCATACAATGTACAAGATGGACCTGCTCTTGGATAGAATAAGTTATGTACAATGAAGGCGATTGCCACTTAAATTAATGGAATAAGAGATagtagtagtaggttgtcatcctctatgcAGAGCAGCACTAGAGGGAGATGAGATACTGCCAGTGGTTTTATaacatttgctgacagcagagaaaaagagagactcGTGAATCTTATGGTCCATTCTAGGCTGTCAAGTTGAGTGTGCTCTAGTGgccacagactcttctgcccattccCCACCCAAGTGTGCCAAAGTCTACCACATCCCCTCCAAGCTGTCCGTCTTCCAGTCCTAGCTCTTCCACACTCCTGGCTTCTTACCACAGTCTCTGTTCTCAGCAAGTACTAGCCTCACCCCTCAGGATCCCAGTCTCCCCACCCTTAGACTCCAAGTATCCTTGTCTGCTCATTCCCAGTTCTACACCTACACCCTGGCTCCTCATCAGATCTGTCTCCCCTTCTCCACCACTGGTTTTCAGTCTGAGTCTCCCTGCCCAGCAAGTCTTAATCTCCCCCATGTAGGATCTCAATCTTTCCCCACCTACTGGCTTGTTCCTAACCCCATTTCCCTGCCCGGTTCCTagtttccttgcccagccagtccaaaTCTCTACCACACCTCAAAAACTAGACCCATATTCTCCATTGCCTCCTGCCCTCCTTTGTCCCAGGCTCCTTCTCCCAGTCTAACTCCTCCCGCCCACTGCACACCTCAGCAGGTCTAGCTCTTGTCAcctccacacctgaaactgacaGCTTCTTCCTTTGTACTGGCTGAGCCCAGGATGGTGTCAtcaagagcaagagagagaaaggtTCCCTGCTTTCAGTTCAGGTGCCTGGACCTGGACACAGCAAGGTGTGCAACAGTCCAGAGctgtaattgcagggaaagtcctgctcaaccCTAGGCAGGAGCATTTCCAGTGCAGACACAACCTTCAGGAAATGTAGCTGATAAAAATCTAAGAAATCTCtcctgagcatgtgtgaactgtggTTTTTCACAGGCTTACAATTTGGCCAAATACAGGTCAATATTCATGGAGATAGCAAAAGGCACatcatccctgacacaaaggccacccaagccaaatttcaagtccctgctccaaagcacagaGGCTCAAGGCATGTTCAAAGAAAGTgttgtctttttttaaacccatagataaaaaagacggttactcacctttgtaactgttgttcttcgagatgtgttgctcatatccattccagttaggtgtgtgcaccgcgcgtgcacgttcgtcggagaaacttttaccctagcaacccaggcgggtcggctgggcgccccctggagtggcgccgctatggcgcccaatatatatcccagccgactcggccacccttcagttccttcttgccggctacttcgacagtggggaaggagggcgggtgtggaatggatgtgagcaacacatctcgaagaacaacagttacaaaggtgagtaaccatcttttcttcttcgagtgattgctcatatgcattccagttaggtgattcccaagccttacctaggcggtggggtcggagtgagatgtggcggtatttaaaactgctacgccgaaggccgcatcatctcttgattgtctgAATAGCGCATAGTGTGtggtgaatgtgtggaccgatgaccaggtcgctgcacggcatatctcctggataggcacgtgcgccaggaaggctgccgacgttgcctgagctctcgtggaatgtgccgtgaggtggctagaggggacacgagctaagTCATAGCATGTGCGAATGCAtgcagttacccaggaggaaatcctctgagaggagatagGTTGGCCCCTCATCCATTCTGCGATCGCCACAAATAGCTGAGTGGACTTCCAAaatggctttgttcgctcaatgtagaaagtgagcgctctacgtacatctaaggagtgtagctgctgctcccgccgggaagagtgtggcttcaggaagaagaccgggaggaagatgtcctggttggtatggaaggcagaaacaaccttagggaggaacgccgggtggggtcgcaggtgcactttgtccttatggaagacggtgtagggtggatccactgtgagagctctcagctcggagacccatctggccgatgtaatggccaccaagaaggccgtcttccatgacaggtacgtgagcgagcaagtcgccagtggctcgaatggcgGGAGCGTGAGCCTAttcaggaccaagttaaggtcccaggtaggagcagggtGGCGTAcggggggtagagacgctccaggcctttaacaaaCCTGGCGACTAAGGGGTGGGAGAATATGGAGCGGCCATCCTCTCCTGGCCGAAaggcggatatggccgctaagtgtacctttaaggaggaagtcgccaggccctgctgcttaaggtaccagaggtagtctaggaccgtgggaattGGAGTCTGCGTAGGGTTCACCCCTTGAGTAGCGCACCAGCacgagaaacgcttccacttggccctgtacgttgagcgagtggaaggcttcctgctg
Above is a genomic segment from Gopherus flavomarginatus isolate rGopFla2 chromosome 11, rGopFla2.mat.asm, whole genome shotgun sequence containing:
- the LOC127030715 gene encoding zinc finger and SCAN domain-containing protein 29-like; translation: MPPRTKRAPAWTNAELQDLISVWGEEAVQTQLRSRRRNYDTYGQISQSLMRRGHERDALQCRVKIKELRSAYCKAREGNRCSGAAPTTCRFYKELDAILGCDPTANPRSTMESSEQGAVGDVVEDGDSEATGMEGDTPESQDTCSQDLFSSLEEVSQSQQLEADVEEEAEDRARGTLTTAAVSPASRRLQNLRRNPRKSKEELIKSVMSHYNRESRNTEEWREKTYEWRSSVQDWRKSVHEWRQTESRRKELSAKKTTKQMISLLSRQTESFESLVAMQTNMYHGNPQPSQRPLPCSPVFPQNSFLQQPVPYYPQLPPTPIRSPTSPDNYNSYPVHSTPTVLQHSNAEVQQTGNIDQNRTY